The DNA segment GCATGCAGCCGATGTTCCCCGCCATCCACAACGGCGGGACGACCGTGAACGGCCTCCACGCCCCGATTCCTGGATTCGGCATTCCGGTCAAGGGTGAAGCCCCTTATTGAAAAGAGTCCGCTCGTCCGAACCACGCCAAGCGCCGCCTCAACGCGGCGCTTGGTGTTGAAGGCGCGGTCCGAGCACGAGAAAGATCCCGGCTACGATCTCGCAGGACTCTGACCGGAATTCGATAGGTGAGTCGATCTCCCAGGGACACGGCGAGCATCATTACCCATCAAGCCATCATCAGATGCGGATGAGATGCGCTGCACGGGACATCGATCCTTTAAAAAGCGATTCCAATGGTCTATGTTGAATACTCTAGCCTCAAATGGATTGGACCAACCACGAGGAGGTCCTTTTAGAAATCCGATGGCCTTAAGGCGATCAGACAACGTCGAAAGCAACTGCACATCTAAGGTTGGAATCTCAAGAAGGGCAAAATAAAAGAGTTTCTTCTGGGAAAGGCGTTCATCCATAACCCAGTAGATCAACGAGTCATGGAACTTTGGATACAGTTCCTCTTGAAAAAGAGAGTCAGATAGGAGCTTTACTTGAAAAGATGAGAGCTGAGCCTCTCGATGCTGAGATGGAATTTGAGTGGCCGATGGATCCTTGACTTCAATGAACCAAATTTCATCTTTCCATTCAACTACAAAATCTACCGTGTGAGAGAGGTTCGAAATATTTGGACAATTAGATAGGATCTCAGGGTAACGGGAGGCGGAACCTTTTCTCCGATCATCGATAGGGACCACACGTAGAGCCTTGGAGAAGTCAAAAAAAAGTTCGTTCTCCTGCCAATCTGGATTCAGAGAAGCAGCACTCATGCTTTACCGCCCAATGCCCGTTTTAGTTCTTCGTCATAAATTCTTAAATATTCATCAGCGATAGCATTTGGTTGAATTTGGATATATTGATTAAAAGTATTAATACTTACTTCTTGAGAGGTTTGCTTTCCTGTAAAGTAGAGAGCATAATAATTAATTTTGGTAGTCTTCTTACGGGCCAGTTCTAATTCTTTAAGAAATGCATAATTATGAGTAGCTACAAAAATTTGCGTCCCAAGAGCTTGGAGATCTACAAGGATTCTAGCCAGATGAGGCATCATTGAAGGATTCAAATTGGCCTCAGGTTCATCCCAGAAAAGCACGCTCTTATTGTAGAGTGCACCATTCTGAATGAGCTGCCATACGAGTGCTAACTTACGCATACCTTCTGCAACTAGAGGTATTTCTAAACGACTATTTCGTTGTTTCAAAAAAAACTGTTCACCTTTTAGTTCTACAGTTCCCCTTACAGCCGCAGAAATGCTTTCGAGAATCGATTGTAATTTTTGTGGCTTGATGCCTCGCGTCGGAGGCAAATACGCCAATTCAAGTATGTCGTAATAGATCTCCTCGAATTCTAGATCATATTTGTTATATAATGATCGAAATCCAGGTGCAAAGGAAAGTGACTCCTTTACTGGAATGTAAACAGGCATTCCCTTGAATTGGGGAGGCTGCCCTTCAACTTTCCAATTTCTTTTATTGCTAAATTTGATTTCAAATTCAG comes from the Geothrix sp. 21YS21S-4 genome and includes:
- a CDS encoding ATP/GTP-binding protein — encoded protein: MFTRLEVKNFTVFNELALDLSPGINALIGVNGTGKTHLMKLLYCLMASGHKGTPIERKLNSVFRPSERQVSRLVRRIQGSSECSVKASWDGTEFEIKFSNKRNWKVEGQPPQFKGMPVYIPVKESLSFAPGFRSLYNKYDLEFEEIYYDILELAYLPPTRGIKPQKLQSILESISAAVRGTVELKGEQFFLKQRNSRLEIPLVAEGMRKLALVWQLIQNGALYNKSVLFWDEPEANLNPSMMPHLARILVDLQALGTQIFVATHNYAFLKELELARKKTTKINYYALYFTGKQTSQEVSINTFNQYIQIQPNAIADEYLRIYDEELKRALGGKA